Proteins encoded by one window of Bacteroidales bacterium:
- the gyrA gene encoding DNA gyrase subunit A, with amino-acid sequence MQPEEEKIIKVNIESQMKTAYIDYSMSVIVSRALPDVRDGLKPVHRRVLYGMLDLGVLANKSYKKSARIVGEVLGKYHPHGDTSVYDAMVRMAQEWSLRYPLVDGQGNFGSIDGDSPAAMRYTEARLRKIAEELLEDIDKNTVDFQLNFDDSLEEPKVLPAKIPNLLINGASGIAVGMATNMPPHNLSQVIDGTIAYIDDKEITIEQLMQYIKAPDFPTGGIIYGYEGVKEAFETGRGRIVVRGEAKIEPTPGGKDRIIVTSIPYMVNKAEMIRRTAELINEKKIEGISDIRDESDRTGLRVVYELKKDAVANVVLNKLYQMTALQTAFNVNNVALVHGKPKTLNLKDLIHYFVDHRHEVIVRRTQYELEQAEKRAHVLEGLLIALDHLDEVIALIRASRTPDEAKEGLIKEFQLSEIQAKAILEMRLQRLTGLERDKIRQEYLELLKQIEYFKLVLSDEPLRMKIIKDELAEIKQKYGDEPRTTIEYTAEDFRMEDVIPDEEVVITISHLGYIKRTPLVEYRRQNRGGRGARGSDLRGEDFLEHLFIASTHNYMLLFTEKGKCFWLRAYEIPEGTKNSKGRAIQNLINIEPDDKVRAFIKIINLADEDYLNNNFIILCTRHGIIKKTTLEAFSRPRQAGIIAININENDQLLAAKLTNGTNEVLLALRSGRAIRFNESKVRPMGRNAAGVKGITLGKGEDEVIGMICVENVNFDVLVVSENGYGKRSSLEDYRVTNRGGKGIKTINITSKTGNLIAIKEVTDSDDLIIINRSGILIRLGVRDLRVMGRATQGVRLINLRDEDAIASVAKVEVDESEAENGSFEDDLDEDVVNGEDV; translated from the coding sequence ATGCAGCCAGAAGAAGAAAAAATAATTAAGGTTAATATTGAAAGCCAGATGAAGACCGCTTATATTGATTATTCAATGTCGGTCATCGTTTCACGTGCGCTCCCTGATGTCAGGGACGGGCTTAAACCGGTTCATAGAAGAGTTTTGTATGGAATGCTGGATTTGGGAGTGCTTGCAAACAAGTCCTATAAAAAATCAGCCAGGATCGTCGGGGAAGTACTTGGAAAATATCACCCGCATGGCGACACCTCAGTATACGATGCAATGGTTAGAATGGCCCAGGAATGGTCATTGAGATATCCTTTGGTAGATGGCCAGGGTAATTTTGGCTCCATCGATGGCGATTCCCCTGCTGCTATGAGGTACACCGAAGCAAGGTTGCGCAAGATCGCTGAAGAATTGCTCGAAGATATCGATAAAAATACGGTCGATTTTCAGCTGAATTTTGACGATTCGCTGGAAGAGCCAAAAGTTCTTCCGGCTAAGATTCCTAACTTGCTTATTAATGGCGCATCCGGGATTGCTGTCGGGATGGCTACCAATATGCCTCCGCATAACTTATCCCAGGTAATTGATGGTACTATTGCCTATATTGATGACAAGGAAATTACCATCGAGCAGTTGATGCAATATATTAAAGCACCTGACTTCCCGACAGGAGGGATAATTTATGGTTATGAAGGAGTAAAGGAAGCTTTTGAAACCGGCCGGGGACGCATTGTGGTCCGCGGCGAAGCCAAAATAGAGCCGACACCCGGCGGCAAAGACAGGATTATCGTTACAAGCATTCCTTACATGGTCAATAAAGCTGAGATGATTCGCCGGACAGCAGAATTGATAAATGAAAAGAAAATTGAAGGGATCTCTGATATCAGGGATGAATCGGACCGTACTGGTCTCAGGGTTGTATATGAGCTGAAAAAAGACGCTGTTGCCAATGTCGTCCTGAATAAATTATATCAAATGACGGCCCTTCAAACAGCATTTAATGTCAATAATGTCGCTTTGGTTCATGGCAAGCCCAAAACCCTGAATCTTAAGGACCTGATTCATTATTTTGTAGATCACAGGCATGAGGTAATCGTCCGCAGAACCCAATATGAATTAGAACAGGCTGAAAAACGGGCCCATGTCCTGGAAGGGTTACTGATTGCTCTTGATCACCTGGATGAGGTGATTGCCCTGATCCGTGCCAGCAGGACACCAGACGAGGCAAAAGAAGGTCTGATCAAAGAGTTCCAGTTATCTGAGATACAGGCAAAGGCCATTCTTGAAATGCGCTTGCAAAGGCTTACAGGATTGGAACGCGATAAAATAAGGCAGGAATACCTTGAGCTGCTTAAGCAAATTGAATATTTCAAGTTGGTTCTGTCAGATGAACCATTGAGGATGAAGATCATCAAAGATGAACTGGCAGAAATCAAGCAGAAATATGGTGATGAACCCAGAACAACTATAGAATATACAGCTGAAGACTTCCGGATGGAAGATGTGATACCCGATGAAGAGGTAGTCATAACCATTTCACACCTGGGATATATCAAACGTACGCCCCTGGTGGAATACCGGAGGCAAAACCGGGGTGGGAGGGGAGCCCGTGGAAGCGACCTGAGAGGGGAGGACTTCCTGGAACATTTGTTTATTGCCAGCACTCACAACTATATGCTTTTGTTTACTGAAAAAGGTAAGTGTTTCTGGCTCAGGGCATATGAAATACCGGAAGGAACAAAGAACTCTAAAGGCAGGGCAATCCAAAACCTGATCAATATTGAGCCAGACGATAAGGTCAGGGCATTTATCAAAATTATAAACCTGGCCGATGAAGATTATCTGAACAATAATTTTATTATTCTATGCACCAGGCATGGCATAATAAAGAAAACCACGCTGGAAGCATTTTCACGCCCCCGCCAGGCGGGTATTATTGCCATTAATATAAATGAGAATGATCAACTGCTGGCCGCGAAGCTTACTAATGGGACCAATGAAGTATTGCTGGCTCTTAGATCCGGTCGTGCTATCCGGTTTAATGAAAGCAAGGTCCGGCCGATGGGGAGAAATGCTGCAGGGGTTAAGGGAATTACACTCGGAAAAGGGGAAGATGAAGTAATCGGAATGATATGTGTCGAAAATGTGAACTTTGACGTGCTTGTAGTTTCAGAGAACGGATATGGTAAAAGATCAAGCCTGGAAGATTACAGAGTAACCAACAGGGGAGGAAAGGGCATAAAGACGATCAATATTACGTCAAAAACGGGTAACCTGATCGCTATTAAAGAAGTCACTGATTCAGATGATCTGATCATCATCAACCGATCTGGTATTTTAATCAGACTTGGTGTGAGAGACCTCAGGGTGATGGGAAGAGCAACCCAGGGAGTAAGGCTGATCAATCTGCGTGATGAGGATGCGATCGCTTCGGTCGCGAAAGTCGAAGTTGATGAATCAGAAGCTGAAAATGGCAGTTTTGAGGATGATCTGGATGAAGATGTTGTTAATGGGGAAGACGTCTAG
- a CDS encoding tetratricopeptide repeat protein: protein MKRVILAMLIMTSAAVMFGQTNKRTSAYNYQRYGKLDLAKQAIDEAAQDEKTIMDAKTWFYRGNIYYDIAVDTNENYHKLDPDPFGVAFKSYQKAKELDTKGEFTVDILKYTIAVGEGYYNMGVINYNDQKFKEAALSFEQAFMVSQSVGSIDTTALFNAAVAASQGKETEMAKQYYQQLIQLGFQKPEVYTSMGDIYKAEGDTVMALQSIGKGRELFPEDFGLLIAETNIYLATNEKEKAMKDLETALEFDKTNPSIFFAVGTIYDQMGDIAKATSAYENAILLNPDYFEANYNLGALYVNQAADILDKANDLPLDAVKEYDSEKARADEMLNKSIPYLEKALELMPDDVNTMVSLKEIYTRLGMTEKLQSINLRLQK, encoded by the coding sequence ATGAAAAGAGTGATTTTAGCCATGCTGATCATGACCTCTGCAGCGGTCATGTTTGGCCAGACCAACAAAAGAACCAGTGCATACAATTATCAACGTTATGGAAAACTTGACCTTGCCAAACAAGCAATAGATGAAGCTGCCCAGGACGAAAAAACGATTATGGATGCAAAAACCTGGTTTTACAGGGGAAATATATACTATGATATTGCCGTTGATACCAATGAAAATTATCATAAACTTGATCCTGACCCATTTGGAGTTGCCTTTAAATCATATCAGAAAGCTAAAGAGCTTGATACAAAAGGAGAATTTACTGTTGATATTCTAAAATATACTATTGCTGTTGGAGAAGGGTATTATAATATGGGAGTTATCAATTACAATGATCAAAAATTCAAAGAAGCGGCACTAAGCTTTGAGCAGGCTTTTATGGTAAGTCAAAGCGTTGGAAGTATCGATACGACTGCTTTGTTTAATGCTGCTGTCGCTGCCTCACAAGGCAAAGAAACAGAAATGGCAAAACAATATTACCAGCAGTTAATACAGCTGGGTTTCCAGAAACCCGAAGTTTATACCAGCATGGGCGATATTTATAAGGCGGAAGGGGATACGGTGATGGCTTTACAATCTATAGGAAAAGGAAGAGAACTTTTTCCGGAGGATTTTGGCTTGCTGATTGCTGAAACAAATATCTACCTGGCCACCAATGAAAAGGAAAAAGCAATGAAAGATCTGGAAACTGCTCTTGAGTTTGATAAAACAAATCCTTCTATTTTCTTTGCAGTCGGTACAATTTACGATCAGATGGGAGATATTGCAAAAGCAACCAGTGCTTATGAGAACGCTATTTTATTAAATCCTGATTATTTTGAAGCGAATTATAACCTTGGAGCTTTATATGTGAACCAGGCGGCTGACATATTAGATAAAGCCAATGATTTACCACTTGACGCGGTGAAAGAATATGACAGTGAAAAAGCGAGGGCTGATGAAATGTTGAATAAATCGATACCTTACCTTGAAAAAGCTTTAGAGTTGATGCCTGATGATGTGAATACGATGGTTTCTTTAAAAGAGATATATACAAGATTGGGGATGACTGAAAAGCTTCAAAGCATTAATTTAAGGTTACAGAAATAA
- a CDS encoding lysozyme, which produces MSNLKASDKCLASLMTVEELRLQSYQDVAGNWTIGYGHMAFPAGPGQSITMADALRLFKEDVAPVEDFINHNLMINSQNKFDALVSLIFNLGIGNFSHTLCYRLVKADPENLAIAFEWVEIIKSGGKRYRGLLLRRLSELQLYFSS; this is translated from the coding sequence ATGAGCAATTTAAAAGCATCTGATAAATGCCTGGCATCCTTGATGACGGTTGAAGAACTTCGTCTTCAATCCTATCAAGATGTTGCAGGCAATTGGACTATAGGTTATGGCCATATGGCATTTCCTGCTGGTCCAGGGCAATCTATTACTATGGCTGATGCGCTCCGTCTTTTTAAGGAAGATGTCGCACCAGTCGAAGACTTCATCAACCATAATTTGATGATTAATTCTCAAAATAAGTTCGATGCCCTCGTTTCACTCATTTTTAATTTGGGCATCGGCAATTTCTCTCATACGCTCTGTTATCGCCTGGTCAAAGCAGATCCCGAAAATCTGGCTATTGCTTTCGAATGGGTAGAGATCATTAAATCTGGCGGTAAAAGATATCGCGGTCTGCTACTTCGCAGACTGTCTGAACTTCAGTTATACTTCAGCTCATGA
- a CDS encoding aspartate 1-decarboxylase, translating to MILRHFLKSKLQEVIVTQANIEYEGSITIDQDLMDAANLYQYERVEVNGKTSKSRIATYVIAGERGSGIIALNGGAALHFQVGDQVHILSYCLSDSGCIINPIVVHTVNNRLK from the coding sequence ATGATTTTAAGGCATTTTCTCAAATCAAAGCTTCAGGAAGTCATCGTTACCCAGGCTAACATTGAATATGAAGGCAGTATTACCATCGATCAGGATCTGATGGATGCTGCTAACCTCTATCAGTACGAAAGAGTTGAAGTAAATGGCAAAACTTCAAAAAGCCGTATAGCTACTTATGTTATTGCCGGAGAACGCGGCTCCGGTATTATTGCCCTGAATGGGGGAGCCGCGCTTCATTTTCAGGTCGGAGATCAGGTTCATATTCTGTCTTATTGCTTGTCTGATTCCGGCTGCATAATCAATCCTATTGTTGTTCACACGGTAAATAACAGATTAAAATGA
- a CDS encoding YegP family protein, with protein sequence MAATKMFQIWSSKKWNFKKLKFVKMWFWHLVSISNLGVEIVAQGETNGYFNLADCKKGIEFVKNSNDAKTEII encoded by the coding sequence ATGGCAGCAACTAAAATGTTTCAGATCTGGAGTTCCAAAAAATGGAATTTCAAAAAGTTAAAATTCGTAAAGATGTGGTTCTGGCATCTTGTTTCTATTTCGAACCTTGGCGTTGAAATTGTCGCCCAAGGTGAAACAAATGGCTATTTCAATCTTGCGGATTGTAAAAAAGGAATTGAGTTCGTCAAAAATAGTAACGATGCTAAAACCGAAATCATCTGA